A single genomic interval of Prochlorococcus marinus XMU1406 harbors:
- the arfB gene encoding alternative ribosome rescue aminoacyl-tRNA hydrolase ArfB translates to MDLKITKKLVIPSNEIKWRFSRSSGPGGQNVNKIESRVEIIFDLEDSKVLNDYQKEILKRNLKNKLVNNSLRLAVQEHRNQLLNRQLALMKFSSIIKNALNKPFKLRKSTQPTKASQKKRVEVKKKRGELKKSRQKEKIYQI, encoded by the coding sequence ATGGATTTAAAAATTACTAAAAAATTAGTAATCCCATCCAACGAAATTAAGTGGCGATTTTCCAGATCCTCCGGTCCTGGAGGGCAAAATGTAAATAAAATTGAAAGCAGAGTAGAGATTATTTTTGATTTAGAAGATTCCAAAGTATTAAATGATTATCAGAAAGAAATTCTTAAAAGAAACTTGAAAAACAAACTAGTAAATAATAGCTTGCGTTTAGCAGTTCAAGAACACAGAAATCAATTATTAAATAGGCAGCTAGCTTTAATGAAATTTAGTTCAATCATAAAAAATGCTTTAAATAAACCATTTAAATTAAGAAAATCTACACAACCTACTAAAGCATCACAAAAGAAAAGAGTTGAGGTTAAGAAAAAACGCGGCGAATTGAAAAAAAGTAGACAAAAAGAAAAAATATATCAAATATGA
- a CDS encoding DUF1651 domain-containing protein: protein MNSTNDFWLIDSNFVGVMRFYKDRDYSDKSVDYMFIEEGIIMGIHGENPPLMKTRKKIVIEEARLLWKKLLNEGWQKTNKKW from the coding sequence TTGAATTCAACTAATGATTTCTGGTTAATTGACTCTAATTTTGTAGGGGTGATGCGTTTCTACAAAGATAGAGATTATTCTGATAAATCTGTTGATTATATGTTTATTGAAGAAGGAATTATTATGGGAATTCATGGAGAAAATCCTCCATTAATGAAAACTAGAAAAAAAATTGTTATTGAAGAAGCGAGATTATTATGGAAAAAATTGTTAAATGAAGGTTGGCAAAAAACTAATAAAAAATGGTGA
- a CDS encoding CPBP family intramembrane glutamic endopeptidase: protein MILIRSFFLLRPRFLSTIFFIPILYGIGWALSQPLLLFNFEKDNLSLIGTIITFLLFIFLLPYWFYIKRNKSSAWIILGITRDKLLKNFFNFSQGILFALVLIILILVPLLQKNYISWIGEFSPIILLNSIVLGLGVGFAEEIIFRGWLLEELKFEYGTKISIVLQAIIFSFVHNLSNEIFWNIVGLRLGFILLGIFLSLVKIRDKGSLWNCIGIHGGLVGIWFLLNNGLIEFKENTPSFLVGPFTQNTPNPIGSFSAILILLLLCVFYTVQSKKIFTRRFN from the coding sequence ATGATACTAATTAGAAGTTTTTTTCTTTTAAGACCAAGATTTTTATCCACTATATTTTTTATTCCTATTCTTTATGGAATTGGCTGGGCTTTATCTCAGCCACTTTTATTGTTTAATTTTGAAAAAGATAATTTATCCTTAATTGGTACTATTATTACTTTCTTACTTTTTATCTTTTTACTCCCATATTGGTTTTATATCAAACGAAATAAATCAAGTGCTTGGATAATTCTTGGGATAACAAGAGACAAATTATTGAAAAACTTTTTCAATTTTTCTCAAGGTATTTTATTTGCTTTAGTTTTAATAATTCTAATTCTGGTACCACTATTGCAAAAAAATTATATTTCTTGGATAGGTGAATTCTCGCCAATAATATTGCTAAATTCTATTGTACTGGGATTAGGTGTTGGATTCGCAGAGGAAATAATTTTTAGAGGCTGGTTACTAGAAGAATTGAAATTTGAATATGGTACAAAAATATCAATAGTTTTACAAGCTATAATTTTTAGCTTTGTTCATAATTTATCAAATGAGATCTTTTGGAACATAGTAGGATTACGTTTGGGATTTATTTTACTTGGGATATTTCTATCATTAGTAAAAATTAGAGATAAAGGTTCTTTATGGAATTGCATAGGAATTCATGGAGGACTAGTGGGAATTTGGTTTTTATTAAATAATGGATTAATAGAATTCAAAGAAAATACGCCTTCTTTTTTAGTAGGGCCTTTTACACAAAATACTCCAAACCCAATCGGAAGCTTTAGTGCAATTTTAATATTACTTTTATTATGTGTTTTTTATACCGTACAATCAAAAAAGATTTTTACTAGACGTTTTAATTAG
- the pip gene encoding prolyl aminopeptidase — MKDQVLFPKIEVREKGFLQVSDIHRIYWERSGNPNGKKILVIHGGPGGGSQPRYRRYFDPDKFDIIQFDQRGCGSSTPFSELKENTTNHLVDDIEKLRILLKIDSWHLFGGSWGSTLSLIYAIKNPSRVRSLTLRGIFLCRKFELLWFYQYGASEIFPDEFEEYISVIPKEERNDLISSFYKYLTSSDANLRSEAAGAWTKWELSTSHLINKKFDFDKSQVNSFSDAFARIECHYFVNNIFLEDDFILKNIKIIESIPTKIIQGRYDVVCPVRSAWDLNKKLKNSELIIVNDAGHSMSEKGISIELIKAVKGIQNL; from the coding sequence ATGAAAGATCAAGTCTTGTTTCCTAAAATTGAAGTTCGTGAAAAGGGTTTTTTACAAGTAAGTGATATTCACAGGATTTATTGGGAAAGATCTGGCAATCCAAATGGAAAAAAAATACTAGTTATTCATGGAGGGCCAGGAGGAGGAAGTCAACCTAGATATAGAAGATACTTTGATCCAGATAAATTCGATATTATTCAATTTGATCAAAGAGGTTGCGGTTCTTCAACTCCTTTCTCCGAATTAAAAGAAAATACGACTAATCACTTAGTTGATGATATTGAGAAATTAAGGATTCTATTAAAAATAGATAGTTGGCATTTGTTTGGTGGATCTTGGGGCTCAACACTTTCACTTATATATGCAATTAAAAATCCCTCAAGAGTTAGGAGCTTAACTTTGCGAGGAATATTTTTATGTAGAAAGTTTGAATTATTGTGGTTCTATCAATATGGTGCAAGTGAGATATTCCCTGATGAATTTGAAGAATATATTTCTGTAATACCAAAAGAAGAAAGAAATGATTTGATAAGTTCTTTTTATAAATATCTAACATCATCAGATGCAAATCTTAGATCAGAAGCAGCAGGAGCTTGGACAAAATGGGAACTCTCAACTAGTCATTTAATAAATAAAAAATTCGATTTTGATAAGTCCCAAGTTAATTCTTTTTCAGATGCATTTGCAAGGATCGAATGCCATTATTTTGTTAATAATATTTTCTTAGAAGATGATTTTATTTTGAAAAATATAAAAATAATAGAATCGATTCCAACAAAAATAATTCAAGGGAGGTACGACGTAGTATGTCCTGTTAGGAGTGCTTGGGATCTAAATAAGAAATTAAAGAATTCTGAATTAATTATTGTTAATGATGCTGGTCATTCAATGAGTGAAAAAGGTATTAGTATCGAATTAATAAAAGCTGTAAAAGGAATTCAAAATCTCTAA